A single Defluviitalea saccharophila DNA region contains:
- the pgmB gene encoding beta-phosphoglucomutase yields the protein MLKGVIFDLDGVITDTAGYHFQAWAALAKELGIEIDEEFNEKLKGVSRMESLEAILKHGNRENDFTKEEKEALATKKNDHYKELIKNITKKDILPGIEKLLQELKENNIKIALGSASKNAPVILKQLEIEEYFDYVVDANQIKNSKPAPDIFIDGLKGLELKPEEAVGVEDAEAGIEAIHGAGMIAIGVGVKGDVNVSSTEELTYDVILRASQAC from the coding sequence ATGTTAAAAGGAGTAATATTTGATCTGGATGGAGTAATTACCGATACCGCAGGATATCATTTTCAAGCATGGGCAGCATTAGCCAAAGAGTTAGGCATAGAAATTGATGAAGAGTTTAATGAAAAACTTAAAGGTGTTTCAAGAATGGAATCCCTTGAAGCGATTTTAAAACACGGAAATAGAGAAAATGATTTTACTAAAGAAGAAAAAGAAGCCTTAGCAACAAAGAAAAATGATCATTATAAAGAACTGATTAAAAACATTACAAAGAAAGATATTTTACCTGGAATTGAAAAACTACTTCAGGAGTTAAAGGAAAACAATATAAAAATTGCCCTGGGTTCTGCTTCAAAAAATGCTCCAGTGATTTTAAAACAATTAGAAATAGAAGAATACTTCGATTATGTGGTAGATGCAAATCAAATTAAAAACAGCAAGCCTGCACCGGATATCTTTATAGATGGCTTAAAGGGACTTGAGCTTAAACCTGAAGAAGCTGTAGGGGTTGAAGATGCAGAAGCAGGAATAGAAGCTATTCACGGAGCTGGAATGATTGCTATAGGAGTTGGAGTAAAGGGTGACGTTAATGTAAGCTCTACAGAAGAATTAACTTACGA
- a CDS encoding glycoside hydrolase family 65 protein, translating to MNQDRIFGIDEWKIVETSLHKDNMRLAESITSIGNGHMGMRGNFEEKYSGDMHRGTYIAGVWFPDPTRVGWWKNGYPKYFGKVINATNFIGIDVLVDNEELDLYQTEVEDYYRELDMKNGILYRRFIANMAGKKTLFEVTRFVSVAKKELCLISYEATPLNYDGEITFIPYLDGDVFNEDSNYNEQFWLEIDQSISPKEGHLIMKTKENPFGTPRFTVCTSMKVEASGDCDIDIIQKDKYVGNKMIFKAKKDQPIKLYKYISVVTSRDYEETELKDKSFKVLDEAVKVGFSSLKEEHSKAWLERWEKADVEIKGDPEAQQGIRFNLFQMFSTYYGDDPRLNIGPKGFTGEKYGGATYWDTEAYALPMYLAVADQEVSRNLLLYRYNQLEGAYHNARQQGLKGALYPMVTFTGVECHNEWEITFEEIHRNGAIAYAIYNYVNYTGDKEYLPAYGIDVLVGISRFWADRVHYHKKKDVYMMHGVTGPNEYENNVNNNWYTNTMAAWTLSYTLEVIDYLNKTNQNARLNELNVTEDEKAKWNEIVQKMYYPYDEELGVFVQHDTFLDKELMTVDELSPEDRPLNKNWSWDKILRSCFIKQADVLQGIYFLNDRFTFEEKKRNFEFYEPMTVHESSLSSCIHSILAAELKMEEKAVEMYKRTARLDLDNYNHDTEDGLHITSMSGSWLSIVQGFAGMRTFNEELSFSPFIPKDWESYSFKINYRDRLIKVFVDKKDVIITLEKGEPLNLKLYGEKIELKDTCQRSL from the coding sequence ATGAACCAGGATAGAATTTTTGGAATCGATGAATGGAAAATTGTTGAGACAAGTCTTCACAAAGACAATATGCGACTTGCTGAGAGTATTACATCCATAGGAAACGGCCATATGGGCATGAGAGGCAATTTTGAGGAAAAGTACAGTGGAGACATGCACAGGGGTACATATATTGCAGGCGTATGGTTTCCTGATCCGACCCGTGTAGGCTGGTGGAAGAACGGCTATCCCAAATATTTTGGTAAAGTCATTAATGCAACCAATTTTATTGGTATCGATGTTCTTGTTGACAACGAAGAACTCGACCTTTATCAAACCGAAGTTGAAGACTACTATAGAGAATTGGATATGAAAAACGGTATTCTCTATAGACGATTTATTGCCAATATGGCTGGGAAGAAAACCCTATTTGAAGTTACGAGGTTTGTAAGTGTAGCCAAGAAAGAACTTTGCCTAATATCTTATGAAGCAACACCGCTTAATTACGACGGAGAAATTACATTTATCCCTTATTTAGATGGGGATGTATTCAATGAAGATTCCAATTACAATGAACAATTTTGGTTAGAAATTGATCAATCCATTAGTCCTAAAGAAGGACATTTAATCATGAAAACCAAAGAAAATCCTTTTGGCACCCCAAGATTTACAGTATGCACCAGCATGAAAGTAGAAGCTTCAGGCGACTGTGATATTGATATCATTCAAAAGGATAAGTATGTAGGGAATAAAATGATCTTTAAAGCTAAAAAAGATCAACCGATAAAACTTTATAAGTATATCTCCGTAGTTACATCAAGAGATTATGAAGAAACAGAACTTAAAGATAAATCTTTTAAAGTTTTAGATGAAGCAGTCAAGGTAGGGTTTAGCTCATTAAAAGAAGAACACTCTAAAGCATGGTTAGAACGATGGGAAAAAGCGGATGTTGAAATTAAAGGAGATCCTGAAGCACAACAGGGTATTCGCTTTAATCTTTTCCAAATGTTCTCGACCTATTATGGAGACGATCCTAGATTAAACATAGGACCAAAGGGCTTTACTGGAGAAAAATACGGCGGTGCTACTTACTGGGATACGGAAGCCTATGCATTGCCTATGTATTTGGCGGTTGCAGATCAGGAAGTTTCAAGAAATCTTTTACTTTATAGATACAATCAGCTGGAAGGGGCATACCATAACGCAAGACAACAAGGGTTAAAAGGTGCTTTATATCCCATGGTTACCTTTACAGGGGTAGAATGTCATAATGAATGGGAAATTACCTTCGAAGAAATTCATCGTAACGGTGCCATAGCCTATGCAATTTATAATTATGTAAACTACACAGGAGATAAAGAATATCTCCCCGCTTATGGAATAGACGTTTTAGTAGGAATCTCCAGATTCTGGGCGGACAGAGTGCATTACCATAAGAAAAAAGATGTTTATATGATGCATGGAGTAACAGGTCCTAATGAATATGAGAATAATGTCAATAACAACTGGTATACCAATACCATGGCAGCATGGACCCTTTCATACACCTTAGAAGTAATAGATTACCTTAACAAGACAAACCAAAATGCCCGTTTAAATGAACTTAATGTTACAGAAGATGAAAAAGCAAAATGGAACGAAATTGTTCAAAAAATGTACTATCCATACGATGAGGAACTGGGCGTATTTGTTCAGCATGATACTTTCTTAGACAAAGAACTCATGACAGTGGATGAGTTATCTCCTGAAGACAGGCCTTTAAATAAGAATTGGTCCTGGGATAAGATTCTTCGCTCCTGCTTCATCAAACAGGCGGATGTACTGCAGGGGATATATTTCTTAAATGATCGCTTCACCTTTGAAGAAAAGAAGAGGAATTTTGAGTTTTATGAGCCAATGACAGTTCATGAATCCAGCTTGTCTTCTTGTATTCACTCCATATTGGCAGCTGAACTTAAGATGGAAGAAAAAGCTGTAGAAATGTATAAACGTACTGCAAGGCTGGATCTTGACAACTATAACCACGATACGGAAGACGGACTCCATATTACTTCTATGTCCGGAAGCTGGCTTTCTATCGTTCAAGGCTTTGCAGGGATGAGAACATTTAATGAAGAATTATCTTTTTCACCTTTTATTCCTAAGGATTGGGAAAGCTATTCCTTTAAGATCAACTATAGAGACAGACTCATTAAAGTTTTTGTGGATAAAAAAGATGTAATCATTACTTTAGAAAAAGGGGAACCTTTAAACCTTAAACTCTATGGAGAAAAAATCGAATTAAAAGACACCTGTCAACGTTCTTTATAG
- a CDS encoding HAD family hydrolase, with product MKAFIFDMDGVIIDSQPIHFEVDALVLKEFGVDIDQKELEKYAGRANEDIWTDLKTKYNLKQAVPEIIEYLLSKKIQIFKESKNGPIEGIIELIQKLDEAKIPMAVASSSPRALIETVMEMFNIRDYFAYIISGDEVRKSKPEPDIYLTAARKMNVEPKDCVVLEDTKNGVMAAKAAGMKCIGFHNPNSGDQDLSKADVIVESIRDVIQMIG from the coding sequence ATGAAAGCTTTTATTTTTGATATGGATGGAGTCATTATAGATAGTCAGCCGATTCACTTTGAAGTTGATGCCCTGGTTTTAAAAGAGTTTGGAGTTGATATCGATCAAAAAGAACTGGAAAAATATGCTGGAAGAGCTAATGAGGATATCTGGACCGATCTTAAGACAAAATATAATTTGAAACAGGCGGTGCCTGAAATCATAGAATATCTCTTAAGCAAGAAGATTCAGATCTTTAAAGAATCAAAAAACGGACCAATTGAAGGGATTATAGAGTTAATTCAGAAGTTAGATGAAGCTAAAATCCCTATGGCAGTAGCCTCTTCATCCCCAAGAGCATTGATTGAAACTGTCATGGAGATGTTTAATATCAGGGATTATTTCGCTTATATCATCAGCGGAGATGAAGTCCGTAAAAGCAAACCTGAGCCGGATATTTATCTCACTGCTGCACGAAAAATGAATGTGGAGCCAAAGGACTGTGTTGTTTTGGAAGATACTAAGAACGGTGTAATGGCTGCCAAGGCTGCAGGAATGAAATGCATCGGATTTCACAATCCTAATTCAGGAGACCAGGATTTGTCCAAGGCGGATGTCATCGTTGAAAGCATCAGGGATGTTATACAAATGATTGGATAA
- a CDS encoding ATP-binding protein, giving the protein MNKSELLEIINNGENSYIEFKEESIKPKDLAEEIIAFANSEGGTILIGVADVNIEEKIMNICRNNCIPNIIPIYEQIDVDELKVVAVTIPKGLNKPYYTVDHKYYIRVGTTKRIASREELLRLFEANGSIHYDISPVLGTSIRDLNLDIIRDYFLKYNTFDLYEEEKSSIERILVNADILKEVDQQLVCSVGGLLIFGKKPEMIMPQNGISFAHFCGNQITDDLIDKKNINGRLQDIAEQMLVVIKNNIKTPSRIKDLKRDEKEDYPTLVLREAIVNALVHRNYSITGSKIRIFMFDDRIEFHSPGKLPNTVTIEKMKIGVSYARNPFLVKYMENMRYIDQLGRGIPMIIKAMKDIGAREPDLKEIGEEFVLTIYKN; this is encoded by the coding sequence ATGAATAAATCAGAGTTGTTAGAGATTATTAATAACGGTGAAAATTCCTACATTGAATTTAAAGAAGAATCCATAAAACCAAAAGACCTTGCTGAAGAAATTATAGCCTTTGCCAATAGTGAAGGGGGGACCATTCTAATTGGTGTAGCGGATGTCAATATAGAAGAAAAGATTATGAATATATGTAGAAATAATTGCATTCCTAATATAATACCTATTTACGAGCAGATAGATGTTGATGAATTAAAGGTAGTGGCTGTTACAATACCTAAGGGTTTAAATAAGCCATATTATACTGTAGACCATAAATATTACATAAGAGTTGGGACGACCAAAAGAATTGCTTCAAGAGAAGAACTTCTGAGATTGTTTGAGGCTAACGGAAGCATACATTATGATATTTCACCTGTACTGGGGACTAGTATTAGAGATCTAAATTTAGATATAATAAGAGATTATTTTCTAAAATATAATACTTTCGATTTATATGAGGAAGAGAAAAGTTCGATAGAAAGAATACTAGTTAATGCAGATATACTCAAAGAAGTTGATCAACAGTTAGTATGTTCGGTTGGAGGCCTTCTGATATTTGGAAAAAAACCAGAGATGATTATGCCTCAAAATGGTATAAGTTTTGCTCATTTTTGTGGAAATCAAATAACAGATGATTTAATAGACAAAAAGAATATCAATGGAAGATTGCAAGACATTGCAGAACAAATGCTTGTTGTGATCAAAAATAATATAAAAACTCCATCCCGTATTAAGGATTTAAAGAGAGACGAAAAAGAAGATTATCCAACATTGGTATTAAGAGAAGCGATAGTAAATGCTCTTGTTCATAGAAACTATAGTATAACTGGCTCAAAAATAAGGATTTTTATGTTTGATGATAGAATAGAATTTCATAGTCCGGGAAAGCTCCCTAATACAGTAACTATAGAAAAAATGAAAATAGGAGTTTCGTATGCAAGAAATCCTTTTTTAGTTAAATATATGGAAAATATGAGATATATCGATCAATTAGGTCGAGGCATTCCTATGATCATAAAAGCAATGAAAGATATTGGAGCAAGGGAACCAGATCTAAAGGAAATAGGAGAAGAATTTGTATTAACTATCTATAAAAATTAA
- a CDS encoding homocysteine synthase, with protein MSNKQLRFDTIQVHGGQEVDPTTKSRAVPIYQTTSYVFDNAQHAEDLFALRESGNIYTRIMNPTTDVFEKRVALLEGGVGALAVASGSAAITYAVTNIVDAGDEIVAASTLYGGTYNLFANTLPRFGITTHFVDPDDPENFRAAITEKTKAIFIESLGNPSINIVDIEAVAKIAHENKIPLIVDNTFATPYLLRPIEYGADIVVHSATKFIGGHGTSIGGVIVDSGNFDWEASGKFPSFTEPDRSYHNIQYSKALGRLAYIVKARVTLLRDTGAALSPFNAFLFLQGLETLSLRVRAHVSNAQKIAEFLQSHPAVEWVNYPSLPGNKYYELAQKYFPKGAGSIFTFGIKGGEKKAKEFIDKLQLFSNLANVADAKSLVIHPASTTHQQLSPEEQLSAGVTPDMIRLSIGIEDVEDLIEDIKQALE; from the coding sequence ATGAGTAATAAGCAATTAAGATTCGATACCATCCAAGTTCACGGAGGACAAGAAGTAGACCCCACCACAAAGTCAAGAGCTGTTCCGATTTACCAAACCACTTCCTATGTTTTTGATAATGCACAGCATGCGGAAGATTTATTTGCCCTTAGAGAATCAGGAAATATCTATACCCGTATTATGAATCCTACCACCGATGTATTTGAAAAAAGGGTGGCGCTATTAGAAGGTGGCGTAGGCGCATTAGCGGTAGCTTCCGGTTCTGCAGCAATCACTTATGCAGTTACCAATATTGTTGATGCCGGAGATGAAATCGTTGCAGCATCCACCTTATATGGCGGAACTTATAACTTATTTGCCAATACTCTTCCTCGTTTCGGCATCACAACCCATTTTGTAGATCCTGATGATCCAGAAAACTTCAGAGCGGCTATCACTGAAAAAACAAAGGCGATTTTTATAGAATCCCTTGGCAACCCAAGTATCAATATTGTGGATATTGAAGCAGTGGCAAAAATCGCCCATGAAAATAAAATTCCTCTTATTGTAGACAATACCTTTGCAACCCCTTATTTATTAAGACCTATTGAATACGGAGCGGATATTGTTGTTCACTCTGCAACAAAATTTATTGGCGGTCATGGCACATCTATCGGTGGTGTTATCGTAGATTCCGGGAACTTTGACTGGGAAGCTAGCGGCAAATTCCCAAGCTTTACGGAACCGGACAGAAGCTACCATAATATTCAGTATTCAAAAGCTTTGGGAAGACTCGCATACATAGTGAAAGCGAGAGTAACCCTTTTAAGAGATACCGGTGCAGCCCTTAGCCCATTTAACGCATTCTTATTCTTACAAGGCCTTGAAACCCTATCTTTAAGGGTAAGAGCCCATGTTTCCAATGCACAAAAAATAGCAGAATTCTTACAAAGCCATCCTGCTGTTGAGTGGGTAAATTATCCGAGCTTACCGGGCAATAAATATTATGAACTGGCTCAAAAGTATTTTCCAAAAGGAGCAGGTTCCATCTTTACCTTTGGAATCAAAGGAGGAGAAAAGAAGGCTAAAGAATTTATTGACAAACTTCAATTATTCTCCAACTTAGCCAATGTTGCAGATGCTAAATCCTTAGTAATTCATCCGGCAAGTACAACCCATCAGCAATTATCACCAGAAGAACAACTCAGTGCAGGTGTTACACCGGATATGATCAGATTATCCATAGGAATAGAAGACGTGGAAGATTTAATTGAGGATATCAAACAAGCATTGGAATAG